The following are encoded together in the Acidobacteriota bacterium genome:
- the rpsD gene encoding 30S ribosomal protein S4: MARYNGPVCRLCRREGMKLFLKGERCYTEKCAIEKRNMPPGQHGRLRKAKMVGYAVQLREKQKVKRIYGVLEDQFRGYFAQADRTRGGITGETLLQLLERRLDNVVYRMGLGTSRAQARQLVRHGHFLVNGKKVDIPSYSLKAGDTVQVREGSRANTTIIHATEEVKGRGVPEWLSLEGEMGGKVVSMPTREQINLPVQEQLIVELYSK, from the coding sequence ATGGCTCGATATAACGGACCCGTTTGCCGCCTGTGCCGCCGTGAGGGCATGAAGCTGTTCCTCAAGGGCGAGCGCTGCTACACCGAGAAGTGCGCGATCGAAAAGCGCAACATGCCCCCGGGCCAGCACGGCCGCCTGCGCAAGGCGAAGATGGTCGGCTACGCCGTCCAGTTGCGCGAGAAGCAGAAGGTCAAGCGCATTTACGGCGTGCTCGAAGACCAGTTCCGCGGCTACTTCGCCCAGGCCGACCGCACCCGCGGCGGCATCACCGGCGAAACGCTGTTGCAGCTGCTCGAGCGCCGTCTCGACAACGTGGTCTACCGCATGGGCCTGGGCACCTCGCGCGCCCAGGCGCGCCAGCTGGTTCGCCACGGCCACTTCCTGGTCAACGGCAAGAAGGTCGACATTCCGTCGTACTCGCTGAAGGCCGGCGACACCGTGCAGGTCCGCGAGGGCAGCCGCGCCAACACGACCATCATCCACGCCACCGAAGAAGTGAAGGGCCGGGGCGTTCCCGAGTGGCTCTCGCTCGAGGGCGAGATGGGCGGCAAGGTTGTCAGCATGCCGACCCGCGAACAGATCAACCTGCCCGTGCAGGAACAGCTCATCGTCGAGCTCTACAGCAAGTAA
- the rpsK gene encoding 30S ribosomal protein S11 — MAKAENPGGAEAPTKKKKAFKKRGEKRIVHHGFVHVQASFNNTLITITDAEGAVVSWSSAGAIGFKGSRKGTPFAATQAALSATNAAKTFGMRSCDVLVKGPGSGRESAIRALQTAGLEVRSIRDVTPIPHNGCRPPKRRRV, encoded by the coding sequence ATGGCCAAAGCAGAGAATCCCGGCGGCGCGGAAGCCCCGACCAAGAAGAAAAAGGCGTTCAAGAAGCGCGGCGAGAAGCGCATTGTCCACCACGGCTTCGTGCACGTGCAGGCGTCGTTCAACAACACGCTGATCACGATCACCGACGCCGAGGGCGCGGTGGTGTCGTGGTCGAGCGCCGGTGCGATTGGCTTCAAGGGCTCGCGCAAGGGCACGCCGTTCGCGGCGACCCAGGCCGCGCTCAGCGCCACCAACGCCGCCAAGACCTTCGGCATGCGCTCGTGCGACGTGCTGGTCAAGGGCCCCGGCTCCGGCCGCGAGTCGGCGATCCGCGCGCTGCAGACGGCGGGCCTCGAAGTGCGATCGATCCGCGACGTCACGCCGATCCCGCACAACGGCTGCCGGCCGCCCAAGCGCCGTCGCGTCTGA
- the rpsM gene encoding 30S ribosomal protein S13 has protein sequence MARISGVDLPRTKRIEIGLTYIFGIGRHRANVVLAAAEVDPSVRVKDLTEDDVRKITRVLEDQGGVEGDLRKEISLNIKRLIEIGSYRGGRHRRNLPLRGQRTKTNARTRKGPRKGAVAKKKTV, from the coding sequence ATGGCGCGTATTTCAGGTGTCGATCTCCCGCGCACGAAGCGCATTGAGATTGGTCTCACGTATATCTTCGGCATCGGCCGTCACCGCGCGAACGTCGTGCTGGCGGCCGCCGAGGTCGATCCGAGCGTCCGGGTGAAGGACCTCACCGAAGACGACGTCCGCAAGATCACTCGCGTCCTCGAAGACCAGGGCGGCGTGGAAGGCGACCTCCGCAAGGAGATCTCCTTGAACATCAAGCGGCTGATCGAGATCGGCAGCTATCGTGGCGGCCGTCACCGCCGCAACCTGCCGTTGCGCGGGCAGCGGACCAAGACCAACGCGCGCACGCGGAAGGGCCCGCGCAAGGGCGCCGTGGCAAAGAAGAAGACGGTTTAA
- the rpmJ gene encoding 50S ribosomal protein L36, which yields MKVRASVKKICVKCKIVRRQGVVRVICANQKHKQRQG from the coding sequence ATGAAAGTAAGAGCCTCGGTAAAGAAGATTTGCGTTAAGTGCAAGATTGTCCGCCGCCAAGGGGTGGTCCGGGTGATCTGCGCGAACCAAAAGCACAAGCAGCGGCAAGGATAA